atcaaaccctgcacttgcctccgtccatccctacacttcctatggggaataaatcacccacgccatccctacacttacagtgttagcaccggttgcggaactaactataatccgcagcaaagctgcttatatcagaatatatggcacagccaccagaacgggttcttcctccataacaaaacccaaccccatgcagtatgacatgtatgcagaatatatataattaacaaggcatgcttcagaaagatAGTCAGATTATAGCataagaacagttatttaccctcgaggggcgttatcgtaaacttacccctttaagGGTGTTaaggtaattctaccttacagaggtatttcagtaattttatcagtctttttagggtttcatgctcattacagttattaacgtGTCTTCAGAATACTTACCGGATGTTTTACCAAAATGAGCTCGTTCGCCCATTACCCATTTTCGACCCATCGAAGCCCAAATTCACCGAGGTGCATGAAATTGCGCACTTTACAATATTACcgttgaagttaccaaaattatcaatacaaacaatcccacgagcgttcacacactcgcaagttcTCGAAATGCAGACTTTTCggattttcggcttttgtcgatctaatctactagtgggtgtcatttacacacttgttttatgatgaaacattgacgagttccacacacgaGCAGCCTACAATCTGTTACTATAACATTAGATTAAAACTCGATAACAACTTAACACATCaaacccttaccatattcggaCATAATCCATATCTTTAACCCTTACCTTTATTGATCTCCAACTACCAGATCTAGATGCTCCAACAGTGTTAACCATCTATGCTCCTTGATTGCTTGACCTTAAATCCACACTAAATACATAACAGAACAATAAACAAAACCAGTAACCCTTTAGTCTTAGTCGATAGCCACCCTATGcgtataggggtttcggcttttctaaaacccgaaataaagaatagatctgaGTACCTACcacaggttctttcaaccaaaactattccacttcagtttctactcagatctgatacaaatccagcccttaaacactagtagaaatcgaatcttagagatctaaagattcgactatatgtccctaaaaactatggtgttttcggcttttggaactgtgaagaggaagatgatttggtatggtggttttgcAGTGGTATTGTTGACAGTGGTTGAGGTTTATAGGATGTGAAAATTAGCCAAAAGAGAtaaagaaaataggaggattttggctagaagaaatcggcacaagaaacaactttcgGGATTTCAACTTTTATagcaatcggctatagaggtttagaaaagaatgggaatgaaagaggagatgagtagaatggtaggaatgtttcgactagagaagaaaagaaggagaaaagaaaatataagaagagaggagaagagaaggaagaattcggcactcaagagatctaactttgcgttttcggctttttgcaatactgagaagagaatagaatgaaagggaaggctctaggttgctaaccctaattcggcaaaacaaaaagaaaataaagcttgccctaatggccattcagacccatggcccaaccttcctaaagccctagacgaatttccacttaagctctatcacatgcccagcacatgcacacaaaaaaaaataaaagtaacaacacgcttaccttgtgacttgaactctggctccccctgaacatccacacgtcactccccaaacacctaggtggcgccacatgccactttaccacagatctttttgtgtcctattttaccacctcaatttaAAAGCCCATATCACCAGAACTctctctctccaaaattaaaaattcaggaattgcctcgaattaaatttactcttgggccttttaaaggcccacAAACATACTCAGAACCACAACAGACAGTCAAAACACATTATTTCTAAAAGTCATTGGAAATTACAGGAATCCCGAAAATcctgaaaattggggcattacatcAGTTACCATAATCTAACTAATTTTAGATATAATCATAACTCTTTAATGTGTTCCAgatttttagagatttttttaGAGATTATGATTATGTTAGTAACCTATTTTTAGTCTATAATTCTTAACTTGTTTACTGTATAAACACTAGTTTTAGTTCAATAAAATATACTCCTTCCATTCCAATTACTTCTACTTTTCTCTTGGCTTTGTTGTTTTctcatttccataattttttctcTGAAAATCTAACATTAATTCATGCCTACACCAAAAATTAAACCTTTGGCAACATTAGAACAAATCTTGTGTTATCTAAATGGGGCTCTGAGACATGGTCTTTTTTTTTGAGGGACTCGAGACATGGTCTTTTATGTAAGAATTATGGGTACGTTAATATTGAATACTTGTCAAATGTAGATTGGGCATGATCTAAGATAGATAAGAGATCTACTACAAGATATTGTGTTTTCATTGAAGGAAATCTAATTtcttagaaaaaagaaaaagcaaaatctAGTATCTCTATCAAGTGCAGAGTCAAAATATAGTGCTATGAAACAAACTGTGTGTGAGACTAGGGGGTAAAAAATATGAACATTTTAGCCATCAGTAAGATTGTATGGCTAGAACAACTATTGAATGAACCAGGTTCAAAACGTTGCTACCAGCAAAGCTATGGTGTGATAACCAAGTTGCTCTTCACATATCTTCCAATCCAATGCTTCATTAACAAACCAAACACATTGAAGACGACTGTCATTTTATTCGTGAGAAGCTTCAACAAAAACTCATCTCTGTAGGTTATATTAAAACAAGAGCTCTATTGGAAGATATCTTTAGAAAAGCCCTAAATGGACTTTTGATTGATTATATTTGTAACAAGCTAGGTATGATTAATATCTATGCTCCAACTCGAAAGAGAGTGTTACGGAATACTTTGTATAATTATAGAAATAAACTTCTAGGAATAGATTACATAGCGGATTTTTAAGGATTAGGTTTTATTtatatctctatttttttttctttttaggacTGACTCTATTGTATATATGCACTCGTTGATAGAATCAATATACAAATTTATAGAACATTAGTTTCTCTGTTTATGTATGttgttaaaaattcatttttgaatcatataaataaataaacttattaCATTTTATAAACCAATCACAAGACTCCATTTTACACCATTAAGAACTAggcttaaatatatttttacatatggctcatattctatttatttttatacaaattaaaaCCATACTCATTTTCTCTTAACAACTTTACTCAATCAATtaagaaaatttatcaaaatttcataacttttttATGTTTTCTCCTTGATAAATTTCATCATAACTCTTAACCATCTGTTAAAATAATTGCACTAAAAATCAAAAGAGAACTTACACTTACATTAGTGATTCAATTGGAAAAACATAAATAGATGGACAAGTTTAATTTAAGGGCGAAAACTTCAATTTAAATGATACATACAAATATGTAATTTACCTTATTTTTAATCATTACAGAGTTTGATTCATTTAGATAGTTCATCTTGCTAAGTCTATAATTTAAACCACATATAACttactaaatatttaatttgctttatttttaaatattctagattttgattggtttagaTAGTTGAACTCGAAAGTGGTTCATGTTTAGGCAGAATAACAGGGAAATCATGAATCTCATCCATCCATGGATTCTTCTCCACTAAAGGATGGATGTTCTTCAATGCCTTCCAAACCATACTGTTGCATTTGAAGCCTGATCCAAACCCTATTTGCCAAACCCTATCGCCATTGTTGATCCTTCCCTTAGCTTCAGAATAAGCCAACTCATACCACAATGAAGAACTCGAAGTGTTGCCGAATCTGTAAAGAGTCATCCTCGATGGCTCCATTTGCCATTCACCAAGGTTCAAGCTTTTCTGCAATTCATCCAACACTGCTTTTCCTCctgcatgaatgcagaaatgCTCGAATGCTAGCTTGAAATTTGGAATGTAGGGTTTCACCTGTTATTTTTATCAACTCATTATTAGTTTGCGAGGAAGcagattttttttaatagaaagtAGACATGTTCAATCAAATTGAACTAATATTTGAAGAGTTTGAACAAAATTATTACttcgattgagttttagctcgattggaATGGATAATATATTCAATATGGGTTTGACTATactaaagcgcattatcctcctatttatgggttggggagagactaagaattattttagatattgtgtcaaaaagatAATATATGAGGAGaacctataataagattattcaaaaaaatatgtgatatttatatatttataaacaattataatttattagaagTTGAAGTTGGtagaattatattttttttaaataattataatttaatttacaataattaattaaaaatgttatgctattttttttgaataatctcctTATGAGTTCAGatcatatatgttctttttgacacaatgcctagaaTTAGCCATAGCCCTTCCCAACCTATAAATTAGATGATAATGCGTTTTAACACATtcaaacccacgtcctcctaGCTACATTGGTAATAATATCCATGTCAattaagctaagactcaatcgacaaatattatgctaattttaaaatagagctactacttcaaataaaaatttaagcatAACATATATGGATATTATTACCAATGTCCAATCCCAACTTGAACCAGGATTACCATGTCCAATCCCAACTTGAACCAGGATTACCTAGATGGTCACATAGCTCGACTCTCCGACATAGAGGCCTATCTTCATTGAAGCCAAGGCTCcctcaaattttggaaatttattgttaggtcctttaaattttatgaagattttaggccctgaaaattttgtaaattatcaTTAAGCctcttaaattttttgaaatttttaactaagcttttcaaaatttttagaaattctaTCAAGCCctctaaaagtaaaaaaaaaaaaaataggccCCAAAAATTAATACTAATATCTATCACTACGTTAAACAAGTCTAAATATAAAAATTCGGGGAAAAAAACTAGTACCTTTTTTGCGAAGAATTTTCTTGCAACCAAAGAAGTAACAACAAGGAGAAGTTCGGACCAGGGAAGAACGAGTGGGGCAAGTGTTGAGATATTTGCTTTCAAGGCTTCTCCGGCAACTGCCATGAGATTTTTAGAGAGGGCGACGCCAATGTTGccttgttcatcttcttcttcatgcACGCATTTGTAGCTGGCATCGTTGCCGCCTTCATGGGTGCGAAGGGTGTGAACCAGCTCGTACTTGGATCGGTAGTGGTCTGATGGGTGGTTAGATAGAAGGATGGCAGCTCCGCCAACTCGAAATAGGGTGTTTGAAAGTAGCATTGCTCGATTGTTGCCTAAATATGAGTCCTTAGTGACATTTTCGGCGCTCACCACCAAAGCATAAGTCCTTGGGTGcacctatatatattatatatacatatatataaagcaaaatgaaaattttagctatttaCATTTACCTCTTTTGTAAAATTTACCattatttttttagctaaattttactctcaacttttaaaaaaaatcgaatttgatcgttaactttttaaaaacaaaaagaatatttgaattgttatttTTCAATGGAAATATTGACTAaagcatttaaattttaaatatggaaCCCCGCATAGCAATCTATGTATGCTTTCTATTTTTTgtgaacattttatttttatttttttcgaaaatcaatttttttttatttttttgagtacTTTTAtaggttttaaattatttgttgacataGAGTATAAGACAAATGATGCTATGTCAATATGAAGTATATGTAGATTGCCACACGGGTTGCCATgccaatataattaaaaataatgttttagtcagtatttttatttaaaaataatgttttagtcaatataatcaaatttagctttaaaaaaaaagaataagaaccTTATTGACAGTAAACATTAGaggttaaatttataattatgccAAAAATAAACATGCacaatataaattgaaaaagttaaaatatgccataagccCTTATACTCttcttaaatttgaaatttaatttttatacatttatttttaggaatttattcgtatttctaggaatttatttgtacttttatatttcaaaattgttaaattatttttgttaaattcgaTGGAGTGAAGCTTGCATTCAAagctctttctttttctttccatgCAGCGAATTTGAGGGCCGGCATAACCCTGGccctttaaaatgaaaaattactatttaagttcttaattttttttttaaaattttaaattagtaaatgtaaaattatactttgacccttctaaaattataaaaatttgatttaatcctttaaaaattataaagatataaactataaaaaattaaaatttcattcgacccCCTAAACAATTAATCTGGCTTCGCTCCTATTTCCATGGCTACCCAATGaacctcttcttcttttttttttttaaatttcagatttacaaattttaaaattcctaaatataaaagtagaaagactaaattttaaatttgtaaaaattacatTAACTTATAACATAGTTTAACCAATTTGAAAATCACTCATAATTAAATTAGATGGAATTTGTAATAGCAAACCTGCAAAAGTTGTTTAGCAACATCAATGGCGATAACTCCAGCACTGCAACCCATCCCACCAAgactataactcaaaacatcgTGTCTAAGCTTAAATCGATTGGCAATCATGGCGGACCACGACGGCACTGGGTTAAACACGCTGCTATTCACCACAAGGATCCCTATATCCTTACTTTTCATCCCACTTTTCTCCAATACCTCTTCAATGGCTCCAAATATAACCTCTTCTGTTTCCTTTTTCGCCGCTGCAATTCCTTTTTTAACTGGAACCGCCATCATATCTCTCGGAACATATGTCTTATCACCAACACCTGATTTCTCCATGATTTTCTTTTGGAATGCTAAGCTTTCTTCTGTGAATTTCCCAGTGCCTGCAAATATTTTCATTATACGTTCTTTGCTGCATCTTTGATCTGGTTTAGGCTTATAACATGCGAAATTCAGTAGGTAAACTTTTCTACGACGGTTTCTGAAGTAAAGGGTTGctaagaaaatgagagaaaatgaggaTATTGTGATTGTTTTTAAGTTTTCATGGCGGATTATGTGAACCAAATCGTGAATCGAAAACGTGCAAAAAGGATCTAAGATGATGGCGAAAAACGCTAGAAACAAGAGGTTCAAAGCTTTGAGTTTGAATTTGAAGTTATTTTGTGGATCATGTTCGTTTTCTGGGTTCATGATCTTTGTTGGATAAAAATATTTGTCGAGAAAATGTGGGAAAAGCTTGCAAAATGTGAAAGAAATTTAAGTAGGCGGAGTCTGATCCAGCTAGGCCATTTGCATTCTCTTTAAAGTTTTATATCAACATGACGATTGACGAGGGAAATACGTTTATAGTATGGTTGATGGATACACATTTATgttagttaaaaataataatgatttaacACGTAACTACTTAGTGTCAGACATATAGTATGGTTGAGGAATACACATTTATAGTAtcattttaatactttaaagaaATTGAGAGTTTAATCCATCTAACccaattcaatataatattaaatatatatttttagaataagaaatatatacatatctaaATGGATTTAAGCtactcatatttttttatcaaatgactattatatttaataattaaaatctataatctataacatatataaaaatacgggtttagaaaaacttttgagcTGATTagaatatcttttattttctatcataatACTAAATCcacttttaaaaatattcatagtATTTAATTCAGAATTGATAAaatagttgtaatatttatacctttaaaaataattataattattagttaaaaagagtttagctaattttaaaataaaattattacttgaatagaattctaagcataaaaaatacaaaaaaaaaattgtgataattataatttaaaattattagttaaaaaaattggTGTAAacaaaagttgtgttaatagagctattacttgaatttaattcaattatcttAGTTATCGCATAATTAATATTAATGTTAAGTatgttaattagttatttttttaataatgttactttgtattaattacataaagtaaaattatattgtatgttgaatatgttaaaaatgttttaattattatttaaaattttctatcatactatttgaattatattcaataattcaaataaaaattattattttactctaattactacaattaaaaatgtaatattaaaaaactaattaaatattaaatgcatAAAATCACATGCAACACATGTGACGTTAAAAGCtagtatatataaaagtatgagtTTAGAGAACCTTTTGAATCGAAAAGGATACATTTTATTGTTCATTATATCactaaattaacattaaaaattaattttaaaataatagatTTTTCATTCATTTGTACTACACAATTGAGTTGTTGAATTCATCGTATTAATAAtaagtaatattaattaataataaatagaatcatatcaatatttttttaatattttttatagagTTTGAACTACACAATtgattatgttaattaattattaatatattattttaaattaattaccatttaattgtgttatagttatatacaattaaaattaagatttactATTATAAATAGAATTCAACacataattattttcaaactaaACATCTAATAATATCTCAAGAAAAGAACAGAAATTATTGATATTGGTAAGTTTGAAatgtctaaaaaataataaagtattaaAGTAATGATTTTCAAAGAGGAAATTCAAGTCATATCAGATGACGATGGCgctagagagagagaaaaaaatatcatttttaattaatgacgagGTATATTTATTGTCGAAACcaattttattttggaaaacggagatcgactttaaaacgaaaacagagtcgccaccaatcctttttatttaggtgtcatcgggtcaccttgtgatcgatcattttaataaagtattttggtttattaaaataatgtttttggtctacgaaaaactaaaaaatgaatTCGAGAGTCGATTACGcgtgaggaagggttagcaccctcgcaacgcccaaaattggtaccgtatTGATCAATTATTGtcctaatgtcaaaaatttgagaaAGATTTTGAAATTCAATTCCTTTAAAAGACATTTAGATTACTTGAATTGGATGTCGAGATTTTCTCgttcaaaatgaataaaatatcatGTCCAGCACGATTGGATACAATATTTCAAACCCTTGATACAAGATCATTTCGTAATTTCCCGAAACTCAtgcatttgaaatttcaaaaggatattcggtAATTTGGTTAAACGGtaaatcgcaacccagcacggTTGGGCACGATTTACCGAATTtccaaatacgaaatattgcctcattttaatttaagaaaacatcGATGAAATGTCAAAAGGATATTCCGTATCTTAGTCgaatgaaaaatcgaaacccagcacgataggacacgatctCTCAAACTCcctaaacacgaaatattgcctcattttaattttaaaaagcatggacgaaatttttaaaggatatttcatattttagttgaACGAAAAATTGAAACCTAGCACGATAAGGCACGATTCCTTGAACTCCCAAACACAAAATATTTCCTTATGTTGAGTGGGTTCTTTGAAACGCGGGTGATTATAAAAACGatctaaagtatataaaataatttttaaaaaaaaattattttccattcaagataaaataatatataaaactctttaaaaataatatataaataattcaaaatatataatgtgtaaaaaaaatttgaaatacataatatatgaaaatattaaagtaaataatgtgtaaaaatttgaaatgagcgttgtataaaaagttaaaatagataataacaaaaaaatgtaaaataaataaataaataaatagaatgttaataacaagagtaaaaaacatatataagaaaaataataataaaaataatattagtatataaatagaaataaaaatataataaatagaaatataataatagtagaaatataaatagataaataaaattagataaataataatagtattagaataacaaaataaatataaatagaaacataaaaataatagcaataatatattaaattagctaatttgataataaaatagcgaaaataaaaaaggattaaatcgaacctTAAAGCAAAATTCTGGGGCAaatcaaagataaataaaagaaaattgaccaatttgaacatgcaaataacaaggagggaccaaaagggaaataatccccaCCCTCTAAAACACACAGCTTTAAGGAAGACCAAAATGTAGTCAAAACAAATTTTAGGGCCAAAATTAAGAATAatgaaaacttaattgcaaaacaaaTAACAAACAGAAGGGCTAAAAGCAATTAGACGAAtttagaaaaaacaaagaaattgaaatgaaatggacaaaattcccacataataga
This window of the Gossypium hirsutum isolate 1008001.06 chromosome A09, Gossypium_hirsutum_v2.1, whole genome shotgun sequence genome carries:
- the LOC107897760 gene encoding 3-ketoacyl-CoA synthase 20, with protein sequence MNPENEHDPQNNFKFKLKALNLLFLAFFAIILDPFCTFSIHDLVHIIRHENLKTITISSFSLIFLATLYFRNRRRKVYLLNFACYKPKPDQRCSKERIMKIFAGTGKFTEESLAFQKKIMEKSGVGDKTYVPRDMMAVPVKKGIAAAKKETEEVIFGAIEEVLEKSGMKSKDIGILVVNSSVFNPVPSWSAMIANRFKLRHDVLSYSLGGMGCSAGVIAIDVAKQLLQVHPRTYALVVSAENVTKDSYLGNNRAMLLSNTLFRVGGAAILLSNHPSDHYRSKYELVHTLRTHEGGNDASYKCVHEEEDEQGNIGVALSKNLMAVAGEALKANISTLAPLVLPWSELLLVVTSLVARKFFAKKVKPYIPNFKLAFEHFCIHAGGKAVLDELQKSLNLGEWQMEPSRMTLYRFGNTSSSSLWYELAYSEAKGRINNGDRVWQIGFGSGFKCNSMVWKALKNIHPLVEKNPWMDEIHDFPVILPKHEPLSSSTI